One genomic region from Methanocaldococcus fervens AG86 encodes:
- a CDS encoding serine/threonine-protein kinase RIO2 — protein sequence MRHHEWVPLDEIVRKAKMPEKDVLYRLKRLNKFGFVVRSTYGYAVSMGGYDALAINAFVKKGILKAIGNKLGVGKEGDVYTVLLGDGREAVLKFHKHGRTCFTRGKRYREYLADKHHISWLYVSRLTAEREFEILNELFPIVKVPEPIAWNRHAIIMGKVVGEELKRLDLSEFMSKDEIKDLFWKIIEEIKKAYEIGYIHGDLSEFNILLDESEDFVIIDWPQAVPKYHPDAEFYLKRDIWNVIRYFKKYKIDKEDERIDVDKIFEYITGKGLSQG from the coding sequence ATGAGACATCACGAGTGGGTGCCATTGGATGAGATTGTTAGAAAGGCGAAGATGCCAGAAAAGGATGTGTTGTATAGATTAAAGAGATTGAACAAATTTGGATTTGTTGTGAGAAGCACTTATGGTTATGCTGTTTCAATGGGGGGTTATGATGCTCTTGCAATAAATGCATTTGTTAAAAAGGGTATCTTGAAAGCCATAGGTAATAAGTTGGGGGTTGGTAAGGAGGGGGATGTTTATACCGTCTTACTGGGTGATGGGAGAGAGGCAGTTTTAAAATTCCACAAGCATGGGAGGACTTGCTTTACAAGAGGGAAGAGATACAGGGAGTATTTAGCTGATAAGCATCATATAAGTTGGCTCTATGTTTCAAGATTAACGGCTGAGAGAGAGTTTGAGATTTTAAACGAGTTATTTCCAATAGTTAAAGTTCCTGAGCCAATAGCGTGGAATAGACATGCCATTATTATGGGTAAGGTTGTTGGAGAAGAGTTAAAGAGATTGGACTTATCAGAATTTATGAGTAAGGATGAGATTAAGGACTTGTTTTGGAAAATTATTGAGGAGATTAAAAAAGCTTATGAAATTGGCTACATACATGGGGATTTAAGTGAGTTCAACATTTTATTAGATGAGAGTGAGGATTTCGTTATTATTGATTGGCCTCAGGCAGTGCCTAAATATCATCCAGACGCTGAGTTTTATTTAAAGAGAGATATTTGGAATGTAATAAGGTATTTTAAAAAATATAAGATTGATAAAGAGGATGAGAGGATTGATGTTGATAAAATCTTTGAGTATATAACTGGAAAAGGACTTTCACAGGGATAG
- a CDS encoding DHH family phosphoesterase: MAFDELCDEVILNCEDGKDFAYILKLTYLNEFEKIKNLDFKKFGIIEKDDLLFYGKNYPLFKSLLFFNEIPVFRREKESILFLKSIKINPRDTLNSLSYKEKIKLGNEFLKRCLKFVPKEYISYIPYLIFGKEYYFKGVCLKEYVSALNGLYKIGKKNKVKKLIINRELPNEGDVKKYKKKLAKKIILFKKKLNIYEINYFNLKFNDKNFECQYIYIKQSFWDKISGLFGEGIELKYYPTLVNIAYSSEKVDFMKPLFIFVDGGDISVYAKVPKLIYLKDELTLNHLNLKGKYVYFGNWKKDKFWEIVGEGR; encoded by the coding sequence ATGGCATTTGATGAACTTTGTGATGAGGTTATATTAAATTGTGAAGATGGCAAAGATTTTGCTTATATCTTAAAATTAACTTATTTAAATGAGTTTGAGAAAATTAAAAATTTAGATTTTAAAAAATTTGGCATTATTGAGAAAGATGATTTATTGTTTTATGGGAAAAACTATCCATTATTTAAAAGTTTATTATTTTTTAATGAAATTCCTGTATTTAGGAGAGAGAAGGAGAGCATTTTATTTTTAAAAAGCATTAAAATAAATCCAAGAGATACATTAAACTCTCTAAGTTATAAAGAAAAAATAAAATTAGGCAATGAATTTCTAAAAAGATGTTTAAAATTCGTTCCTAAGGAATATATAAGCTATATTCCCTATTTAATCTTTGGGAAGGAATATTATTTTAAAGGAGTTTGTTTAAAAGAGTATGTCTCTGCTTTAAATGGGCTGTATAAAATCGGCAAGAAAAATAAAGTTAAAAAACTAATAATCAATAGAGAATTGCCCAATGAAGGAGATGTTAAAAAGTATAAGAAAAAATTAGCAAAGAAAATAATCTTATTTAAGAAAAAATTAAATATTTATGAGATAAATTACTTTAACCTAAAATTTAATGATAAAAACTTTGAATGTCAGTATATTTATATTAAACAATCATTTTGGGATAAAATCAGTGGCTTATTTGGGGAAGGAATTGAATTAAAGTATTATCCAACATTGGTTAATATTGCCTATTCTTCTGAAAAAGTTGATTTTATGAAGCCGTTATTTATATTTGTAGATGGGGGAGATATTTCCGTCTATGCAAAAGTCCCTAAGCTTATTTATTTGAAAGATGAATTAACATTAAATCATTTAAATTTAAAAGGTAAGTATGTATATTTTGGTAACTGGAAAAAAGATAAATTTTGGGAAATAGTGGGGGAGGGAAGATGA
- a CDS encoding glycosyltransferase family 9 protein has translation MNKISILRNIDRYFGNLIITFLSIFNKIYKKEEKNPKNILIIRLWTLGESLLTLPMIKRLKKEGYNISVLVTKRSKGVFENVDFVDEIVDLEDFISVIKKFKKYDVVIDTEPYLNISAILGWFLGKKVIGFKGLFRDKLYDFKIEYNDKIHAVYNFCNMLKPFGINYKPEKLIPLKYTEKDEENVNKLLKEYNLDNKKLIGIHCGTAETAPWRSWKKEKFAKLIEKLVEDGFYIILTGSKGDYEVNEKVLNLVDKKFKDKVFNFAGKTNLREFAYLLTKFEVFISNDTGPMHFSAAMGTKTIGLFGPNLPERFAPFGKGNIAIYKARNLECSPCINVHKGEFKECKLNGKCMDLIEVDDVYNVVLNMVKK, from the coding sequence ATGAATAAAATTTCAATTCTAAGGAATATTGATAGGTATTTTGGAAATCTTATAATAACCTTTTTATCTATTTTTAATAAAATCTATAAAAAAGAAGAAAAAAATCCAAAAAATATTTTAATTATTAGATTATGGACATTGGGGGAAAGTTTATTAACACTCCCAATGATAAAAAGATTAAAAAAAGAAGGCTACAATATCTCTGTTTTAGTAACTAAAAGAAGCAAAGGAGTTTTTGAAAATGTTGATTTTGTTGATGAAATTGTTGATTTAGAAGATTTTATTAGCGTAATTAAAAAATTTAAAAAATACGATGTTGTTATTGATACAGAGCCGTATCTTAATATATCAGCTATATTGGGTTGGTTTTTAGGAAAAAAAGTTATTGGATTTAAAGGACTTTTTAGAGATAAGTTGTATGATTTCAAAATTGAATATAACGACAAAATTCATGCCGTTTATAATTTTTGTAATATGTTAAAACCATTTGGCATTAATTATAAACCAGAAAAATTGATTCCTTTAAAATATACAGAAAAAGATGAGGAAAACGTTAATAAGCTGTTGAAAGAATATAACTTGGATAATAAAAAATTAATTGGTATCCATTGCGGAACTGCTGAAACAGCACCGTGGAGAAGTTGGAAAAAAGAGAAGTTTGCTAAATTAATTGAAAAATTAGTTGAAGATGGATTTTATATTATTTTAACTGGAAGTAAAGGAGATTATGAAGTAAATGAGAAAGTTTTAAATTTGGTTGATAAAAAATTTAAAGATAAAGTATTTAACTTTGCAGGTAAAACTAATTTAAGAGAGTTTGCTTATTTATTGACTAAGTTTGAAGTGTTTATTTCCAATGACACTGGACCTATGCATTTTAGTGCTGCTATGGGAACCAAAACAATTGGCTTGTTTGGGCCAAATTTACCTGAAAGATTTGCTCCTTTTGGTAAAGGGAATATTGCCATATATAAAGCGAGGAATTTAGAATGTTCTCCATGTATAAATGTCCATAAAGGTGAATTTAAAGAGTGTAAGTTAAATGGAAAATGTATGGATTTGATTGAAGTAGATGATGTTTATAATGTTGTTCTAAATATGGTGAAAAAATGA
- the waaF gene encoding lipopolysaccharide heptosyltransferase II yields the protein MKVLLFKIGAIGDTLMTTPLIRQLRKNFKNATIDYLIGKHSYRVLEGNKHLDNIIKFDEKIFFEKDFKEWIKLIFKIRKRDYDVIFVLDKHWIFNLTAFLFGIEKRIGFDRCGEGKFLTYKVPYFGRKHEIFYYLDLLRGLGIEPNYEDWEMEIFLNEKDLEFAERFWNENNLNDKVVVGICPGGARNIGVGDDDLRRWDIEKYKELIKKLKERGFEVLLIGGKTDKEIEDEILKEVKCVSAIGKTSLKESAALLKKCDVVVCNDSGPMHLAAAVNKKVVSIFGPTHPSEKAPLHKKSKYIWKQVGCNPCYDLWGRCPNPCPYKKKCTDKIEVEELLNIIINTVSQ from the coding sequence ATGAAAGTCCTATTATTTAAAATCGGAGCTATAGGAGACACTTTAATGACAACACCTTTAATAAGACAACTAAGAAAAAATTTTAAAAATGCTACTATTGATTATTTAATCGGGAAACATTCTTATAGAGTTTTAGAAGGAAACAAACATTTAGATAATATAATTAAATTTGATGAAAAGATATTTTTTGAAAAGGACTTTAAAGAATGGATAAAATTGATTTTTAAAATTAGAAAAAGAGATTATGATGTGATTTTTGTTTTGGATAAACATTGGATTTTTAATTTAACTGCTTTTTTATTTGGAATTGAAAAAAGAATAGGCTTTGATAGATGTGGTGAGGGAAAGTTTTTGACATATAAAGTCCCTTACTTCGGAAGGAAGCATGAAATTTTTTATTATTTGGATTTATTGAGAGGATTAGGAATTGAACCAAATTATGAAGATTGGGAGATGGAAATATTTTTAAATGAGAAAGATTTAGAATTTGCAGAAAGATTTTGGAATGAGAATAATTTAAATGACAAAGTTGTTGTGGGGATATGTCCAGGAGGAGCAAGAAATATTGGAGTTGGAGATGATGATTTAAGAAGATGGGATATTGAAAAATATAAAGAATTGATAAAAAAATTGAAAGAAAGAGGGTTTGAGGTTTTATTAATTGGGGGGAAGACGGATAAAGAAATTGAAGATGAAATTTTAAAAGAAGTTAAATGTGTCTCTGCCATAGGAAAAACTTCTTTAAAAGAAAGTGCTGCTTTATTAAAAAAATGTGATGTTGTTGTTTGTAATGATAGCGGACCAATGCATTTAGCAGCAGCAGTTAATAAAAAAGTTGTGAGCATTTTTGGCCCAACACATCCTTCTGAGAAAGCTCCATTACATAAAAAGAGTAAATATATTTGGAAGCAAGTTGGGTGTAATCCATGTTATGATTTGTGGGGAAGATGCCCAAATCCTTGCCCTTATAAAAAGAAATGTACAGATAAAATAGAAGTTGAAGAACTTTTAAATATTATCATTAATACAGTATCACAATGA